A section of the Rhizobium sp. SSA_523 genome encodes:
- a CDS encoding nucleotidyltransferase domain-containing protein yields the protein MGVDLHPSLRRVRANYGSFGSEEVALAEIIRRLVEALDPQMIWLFGSRARGDARPDSDFDVLVVAKENGSFDSDDYDRVYAPLAGTGVGADVVPCDMDVFRASLGLNTSFIRQIVDHGRLVYGEVPE from the coding sequence ATGGGTGTAGACCTCCACCCTTCTCTCCGGCGGGTCCGGGCGAATTATGGTTCGTTCGGTAGCGAGGAGGTTGCGCTGGCGGAAATCATCCGCCGGCTGGTGGAGGCTCTCGATCCGCAGATGATTTGGCTCTTCGGCAGTCGCGCTCGTGGAGACGCGCGTCCGGACAGCGACTTCGACGTATTGGTTGTGGCGAAGGAGAACGGGTCTTTCGACAGCGATGATTACGACAGGGTCTATGCGCCGCTGGCTGGAACGGGTGTCGGAGCCGACGTCGTTCCGTGCGATATGGATGTGTTTCGAGCCAGTCTGGGGCTGAACACATCCTTCATCCGGCAGATCGTGGATCACGGTCGTCTCGTCTATGGCGAGGTGCCGGAATGA
- the sufB gene encoding Fe-S cluster assembly protein SufB produces the protein MAAVQETIDQVRQIDVDQYKYGFETTIEVEKAPKGLSEEIIRFISAKKDEPEWMLEWRLDAYRRWLTMEEPTWARVDYPKIDFNDIYYYAAPKTTPGPTSLEEVDPELLRVYEKLGIPLREQEILAGVDKPRVAVDAVFDSVSVVTTFKKELAKAGVIFMSISEAIREYPELVKQYLGSVVPTTDNYYATLNSAVFTDGSFVYVPKGVRCPMELSTYFRINEKNTGQFERTLIIADEGAYVSYLEGCTAPQRDENQLHAAVVELVALDDAEIKYSTVQNWYPGDKDGKGGIFNFVTKRGDCRGDRSKISWTQVETGSAITWKYPSCILRGDDSRGEFYSIAVSNGHQQIDSGTKMIHLGRNTSSRIISKGIAAGVSQNTYRGQVSAHRRASNARNFTQCDSLLIGDRCGAHTVPYIEAKNSSAQFEHEATTSKISEDQLFYCLQRGIPEEAAIALIVNGFVKEVIQELPMEFAVEAQKLIGISLEGSVG, from the coding sequence ATGGCTGCCGTGCAGGAGACCATTGATCAGGTACGCCAGATCGATGTGGACCAGTACAAATACGGGTTCGAGACCACGATCGAAGTTGAAAAGGCTCCCAAGGGTCTTTCGGAAGAGATCATCCGCTTCATTTCGGCCAAGAAGGACGAGCCGGAATGGATGCTGGAATGGCGCCTCGACGCCTATCGCCGCTGGCTGACGATGGAAGAGCCCACCTGGGCGCGTGTCGATTACCCGAAGATCGATTTCAACGACATCTATTATTATGCCGCGCCGAAGACCACGCCGGGCCCGACCTCGCTCGAAGAGGTGGATCCGGAGCTGTTGCGGGTCTACGAAAAGCTGGGCATTCCGCTGCGGGAACAGGAAATCCTGGCCGGCGTCGACAAGCCGCGCGTCGCCGTCGATGCGGTGTTCGACAGTGTCTCCGTCGTCACCACCTTCAAGAAGGAACTGGCCAAGGCCGGCGTGATCTTCATGTCGATCTCGGAAGCGATCCGCGAATATCCGGAGCTGGTCAAGCAGTATCTCGGCTCGGTCGTGCCGACCACGGACAATTATTATGCCACGCTCAACTCCGCGGTCTTCACGGACGGTTCCTTTGTCTATGTGCCGAAGGGCGTTCGCTGCCCGATGGAGCTTTCGACCTATTTCCGCATCAACGAAAAGAACACCGGCCAGTTCGAGCGCACGCTGATCATCGCCGATGAGGGCGCTTACGTCTCCTATCTGGAAGGCTGCACGGCGCCTCAGCGCGACGAAAACCAGCTGCATGCGGCGGTTGTCGAGCTGGTGGCCCTGGACGATGCCGAGATCAAATATTCGACGGTGCAGAACTGGTATCCGGGCGACAAGGACGGCAAAGGCGGCATCTTCAATTTTGTTACCAAGCGTGGCGATTGCCGGGGCGACCGCTCCAAGATCTCCTGGACGCAGGTCGAGACGGGTTCGGCCATTACCTGGAAATATCCGAGCTGCATCCTGCGTGGCGATGACAGCCGCGGCGAATTCTATTCGATTGCGGTATCGAACGGTCATCAGCAGATCGATTCGGGCACCAAGATGATCCATCTCGGCCGGAACACGTCGAGCCGCATCATCTCCAAGGGCATTGCCGCAGGCGTTTCTCAGAACACCTATCGCGGCCAGGTCTCCGCCCACCGCCGGGCCAGCAATGCGCGCAATTTCACCCAGTGCGATTCGCTTCTGATCGGCGACCGCTGCGGTGCCCATACCGTGCCCTATATCGAGGCGAAGAATTCCTCGGCGCAGTTCGAGCACGAGGCGACAACCTCGAAGATCTCCGAAGACCAGCTGTTCTATTGCCTGCAGCGCGGTATTCCGGAGGAGGCGGCCATCGCTCTGATCGTCAATGGCTTCGTCAAGGAAGTCATCCAGGAACTGCCGATGGAATTCGCCGTCGAGGCGCAGAAGCTGATCGGGATTTCGCTGGAAGGCAGCGTGGGGTGA
- a CDS encoding cysteine desulfurase family protein translates to MAGRRVYLDWNATAPLCLAARQAMMDAYALPGNASSVHGEGRLARAGIDRARRQVAELAGAQAQHVIFTSGATEAANLVLTPHFRMGRAPLEIGHLFVSAIEHPAVRDGGRFPAERVSLVPVTGDGILDLAALEAALAAHDEGLGLPMVAVMLVNNETGVIQPVAEAARLVHAKGGLMVVDAVQAAGRLALDINALEADFLILSSHKLAGPKGVGALISRGEIMMPSALLRGGGQEKGHRSGTENFPGIVGFGAAAEAASASAAESARIMAMRRERLEAGMRAALPSVIIHGAGMPRIPNTSFFTVPGLKSETGQIAFDLEGIALSAGSACSSGKVGQSHVLTAMGADPDMGALRISIGPETSEDDIDAALSAFARIAGRLSAGGRAA, encoded by the coding sequence ATGGCAGGAAGACGCGTTTATCTCGACTGGAATGCGACAGCGCCGCTTTGCCTTGCGGCAAGGCAGGCGATGATGGATGCCTATGCTCTGCCGGGCAATGCATCCTCCGTGCATGGCGAGGGACGTTTGGCGCGTGCCGGCATTGATCGGGCCCGCCGCCAGGTGGCAGAGCTGGCCGGAGCGCAGGCCCAGCACGTGATCTTCACCAGTGGCGCAACCGAGGCGGCCAATCTTGTCCTGACGCCGCATTTCCGCATGGGCCGGGCGCCGCTCGAGATCGGCCATCTCTTCGTTTCGGCTATCGAACATCCCGCCGTGCGCGATGGCGGACGTTTCCCGGCCGAGCGGGTGAGCCTTGTTCCCGTGACCGGTGATGGCATTCTCGACCTTGCGGCCCTTGAGGCTGCGCTGGCCGCACATGATGAAGGCCTCGGCCTGCCAATGGTCGCCGTGATGCTCGTCAACAATGAGACGGGTGTGATCCAGCCGGTCGCCGAGGCCGCGCGCCTGGTGCATGCCAAAGGCGGGCTGATGGTGGTCGATGCCGTTCAGGCCGCAGGTCGTCTCGCACTCGATATCAACGCGCTGGAGGCGGATTTCCTGATCCTGTCCTCCCATAAGCTTGCCGGTCCGAAAGGCGTCGGAGCGCTGATTTCGCGCGGCGAGATCATGATGCCGAGTGCGCTCCTGAGGGGTGGTGGCCAGGAAAAGGGGCATCGGTCGGGTACCGAGAACTTCCCCGGTATTGTCGGCTTCGGCGCGGCAGCCGAGGCGGCGTCGGCATCCGCGGCGGAAAGCGCCCGGATCATGGCGATGCGGCGTGAGCGGCTGGAGGCGGGCATGCGCGCCGCCCTGCCGTCGGTGATCATTCATGGCGCTGGCATGCCGCGCATCCCGAACACGAGTTTCTTCACCGTGCCCGGGCTGAAATCGGAGACCGGGCAGATCGCCTTCGATCTGGAAGGCATTGCGCTATCGGCCGGTTCGGCCTGCTCGTCGGGCAAGGTCGGGCAAAGCCATGTGCTGACGGCCATGGGGGCCGATCCCGATATGGGGGCTCTGCGGATCTCCATCGGGCCGGAGACGAGCGAGGATGACATAGACGCCGCGCTGTCGGCTTTTGCGCGCATTGCCGGCCGACTGAGTGCCGGCGGTCGGGCGGCATAA
- a CDS encoding alpha/beta hydrolase: protein MPEVIFNGPAGRLEGRYQPSKEKNAPIALILHPHPQFGGTMNNQIVYQLFYMFQKRGFTTLRFNFRGIGRSQGEFDHGAGELSDAASALDWVQSLHPDSKSCWVAGYSFGAWIGMQLLMRRPEIEGFLSIAPQPNIYDFSFLAPCPSSGLIINGDADKVAPEKDVNTLVEKLKTQKGILITHKTVEGANHFFNARVEHLMGECEDYLDRRLNGELVPEPAAKRIR, encoded by the coding sequence ATGCCCGAAGTCATTTTCAACGGCCCTGCCGGCCGCCTCGAAGGCCGTTATCAGCCGTCGAAGGAAAAGAACGCCCCGATCGCCCTCATCCTGCATCCGCATCCGCAATTCGGCGGCACGATGAACAACCAGATCGTCTACCAGCTCTTCTACATGTTTCAGAAGCGCGGCTTCACCACGCTTCGCTTCAATTTCCGCGGCATTGGCCGCAGCCAGGGCGAGTTCGACCATGGCGCCGGCGAACTGTCCGATGCCGCCTCGGCGCTTGACTGGGTGCAGAGCCTGCATCCCGATTCCAAGAGCTGCTGGGTCGCCGGCTATTCCTTCGGTGCCTGGATCGGCATGCAGTTGCTGATGCGCCGACCGGAGATCGAAGGTTTCCTCTCGATCGCGCCGCAGCCCAATATCTACGACTTCTCCTTCCTCGCTCCCTGCCCGTCCTCCGGCCTGATCATCAATGGCGATGCCGACAAGGTCGCACCGGAAAAGGATGTCAACACGCTTGTCGAGAAGCTGAAGACGCAGAAGGGCATCCTCATCACCCACAAGACCGTCGAAGGCGCGAACCATTTCTTCAATGCGCGCGTCGAACATCTGATGGGCGAATGCGAAGATTATCTGGATCGTCGCCTGAATGGCGAACTGGTGCCGGAACCGGCGGCCAAGCGCATCCGCTAA